The following coding sequences are from one Planctomycetia bacterium window:
- a CDS encoding DUF262 domain-containing protein, whose amino-acid sequence MVFDDVRPNQAPLKCWLQNKRPVLNVLNQFTHSSNADVRHGLGLQDGLRIATGEIDTRSMKRKNQLVDGQQRISTLREYVQGSSDLILTKVTPYCELDEKTKMAFLDYKVAVRDLGTVTEEEIKEIFARINSTDYALKAMERLNAQFSGVYKQFCDDLSKSQFFSRHNVFSLADFRRMRDLDFCVILTTTLLSTYYHRDSLNKAYLQRYNDKFPQGEELAKQIATTLAFIESCGFDKKCRMWKKTDLFTLIVEVHSLVLKNLRLDPAKVKSSLQAFYAQVDDMFAMKGSDEELTEKAPHPDVFRYLKAATKATNDKYAREDRATVIATVLKSTLNQEASKPTRKKEKK is encoded by the coding sequence ATGGTCTTTGACGATGTTCGTCCAAACCAAGCGCCGCTGAAATGCTGGCTTCAGAATAAGCGACCCGTCCTCAATGTCCTTAATCAGTTCACTCACTCGTCGAATGCTGACGTCAGGCATGGGCTTGGTCTCCAAGATGGGCTACGCATAGCGACGGGTGAAATCGACACGCGCTCAATGAAGCGTAAGAATCAACTTGTAGACGGCCAGCAACGAATATCTACATTGCGAGAGTACGTCCAAGGGTCGTCCGATTTGATTCTCACGAAGGTGACGCCATATTGCGAATTAGACGAGAAAACCAAAATGGCGTTTCTCGATTACAAGGTGGCCGTTCGGGACTTGGGGACCGTCACCGAAGAAGAGATAAAAGAGATTTTCGCGCGCATTAACTCCACCGACTACGCATTAAAGGCGATGGAACGTCTCAATGCCCAATTCAGCGGAGTTTACAAGCAGTTCTGCGACGACTTGTCGAAAAGTCAGTTTTTTAGTCGTCATAACGTGTTTTCGTTAGCCGACTTTCGTCGAATGCGCGATCTGGACTTTTGCGTGATTCTTACAACAACGCTTCTGTCGACTTATTATCATCGCGACTCGCTGAACAAAGCGTATCTCCAACGCTACAACGACAAGTTTCCTCAAGGCGAAGAGTTGGCAAAGCAAATCGCGACGACTCTCGCATTCATCGAGAGCTGTGGCTTTGACAAGAAATGCCGCATGTGGAAAAAGACTGACCTGTTTACCCTAATCGTGGAAGTCCACTCGTTAGTACTGAAGAATCTCCGACTGGACCCGGCGAAGGTGAAGTCAAGCTTGCAAGCGTTTTATGCGCAGGTGGATGACATGTTCGCGATGAAGGGGTCGGACGAAGAACTCACAGAGAAGGCCCCGCACCCTGACGTTTTCCGCTATCTTAAGGCTGCCACCAAAGCTACGAACGACAAGTACGCTCGCGAAGATCGCGCAACTGTAATCGCAACCGTAC